The following proteins come from a genomic window of Salminus brasiliensis chromosome 15, fSalBra1.hap2, whole genome shotgun sequence:
- the fastkd2 gene encoding FAST kinase domain-containing protein 2, mitochondrial, with translation MNVFKSGEQMLRLSGRFTSVCVQQRGPLSHPRTALAHRRSCTVPSARPGRTLLEQQWTHRVRFLCQQVEERGQAPAVVSDGGGNASETFEGKVSFYKRLQGCASPSDVLDLVGHNAAFANISNSLWRLWETTKMMRIDQRRCELRLMLEHPGFRELCRRARIEAPHMLPIDLAHTLLAMVRLGILQRSLVEQTLLRVIQERLNDFDERSLSMLCTCLQEMESCSNTSALKEGLKLILEDRIPKIDSVVCLQKIMCMFGEDTSEAITKKLEMKALSMTDQFTLPNAQFMIITLATMNLNSRPLLDICSKKLAQNILYIPYDKLLRVLESCRVLSYKNFVLFSSVSQHLVNTFNMWPQKRMISLLLQLQRLRFRPEALLDMFADSVIQSPDSLTLRNLMDILQIYSFLNHDLKEKRAEFLAAVTHVLESYLPKMSPVDLLKAVSFLSHMEHFPHAPLEKLLQKECLDELLRDESSLSNGVQMKLFILGLCLRLDSPPLPPTLSPIPHLHGFLMPKQRPINPELLSALTSLFGMAAVRESVVEEQVYFIDFVVTLPDYVSPKEHSVPAQKSRRVAVLCVSLGSFCFGTTHPCSDLARKIRHLKLLGYEPRVIPVQKLNGMPYHMMMQILKNFLL, from the exons ATGAACGTCTTCAAGTCAGGAGAACAGATGTTGAGACTCTCGGGCAGGTTTACgtcagtgtgtgttcagcagCGTGGTCCGCTTTCGCACCCAAGAACTGCCCTTGCCCACCGCAGAAGCTGTACGGTGCCCTCGGCGAGGCCCGGGAGGACGCTGCTGGAGCAGCAATGGACTCACAGGGTCAGGTTTTTGTGTCAGCAGGTCGAAGAACGCGGCCAGGCGCCTGCTGTCGTCTCCGACGGGGGCGGTAACGCCTCCGAGACCTTTGAGGGCAAGGTGTCTTTCTACAAAAGGCTGCAGGGTTGCGCCTCGCCATCTGACGTCCTGGACCTGGTGGGCCATAACGCGGCCTTTGCGAACATCAGCAACAGCTTGTGGCGCTTGTGGGAGACCACCAAGATGATGAGGATTGATCAGAGGCGCTGCGAGCTCAGGCTGATGTTGGAGCATCCGGGCTTCAGGGAGCTGTGCCGCAGAGCCAGGATTGAGGCGCCTCACATGCTTCCCATTGACCTGGCCCACACTCTGCTGGCCATGGTCAGGCTGGGCATCCTCCAAAGGAGCTTGGTGGAGCAGACTTTGCTGCGGGTCATACAG GAACGACTGAATGACTTTGATGAGAGGTCCCTCTCCATGTTGTGCACCTGCCTGCAAGAGATGGAGAGCtgcagcaacacttctgcgcttAAGGAGGGTTTGAA GCTCATACTGGAGGACCGGATTCCTAAAATCGACAGCGTGGTGTGTCTGCAGAAAATCATGTGCATGTTTGGGGAAGATACTTCAGAAGCCATCACGAAGAAGCTGGAG ATGAAGGCGCTGTCTATGACGGATCAGTTTACTCTCCCCAACGCTCAGTTCATGATAATTACCTTGGCCACCATGAATCTGAACTCCAGACCACTGCTGGACATCTGCAGCAAGAAGTTAGCTC AAAATATACTCTACATCCCTTATGACAAGCTGTTGAGGGTGCTGGAATCCTGCCGTGTGCTCTCCTACAAGAACTTTGTCCTCTTCTCGAGCGTCTCCCAGCACTTGGTCAACACGTTCAACATGTGGCCTCAGAAACGG ATGATCAGCTTGCTGTTGCAGTTGCAAAGGCTTCGCTTCCGTCCTGAGGCTTTGTTGGACATGTTTGCAGATAGTGTGATCCAGTCACCAGACAGCCTCACGCTCAGAAACCTCATGGACATTCTACAGATCTACTCTTTCCTCAACCACGACCTGAAAGAGAAGCGGGCGGA gttcttgGCTGCTGTAACACATGTGCTGGAGTCCTATCTTCCCAAAATGTCCCCTGTGGACCTGCTGAAAGCCGTCAGCTTCCTCAGTCACATGGAGCACTTTCCTCACGCTCCCCTGGAGAAGCTGCTGCAGAAGGAATGTCTGGATGAGCTGCTACGTGATG AGAGTTCCTTATCTAATGGCGTGCAGATGAAGCTGTTTATCCTGGGCCTGTGTTTACGTCTGGACagccctcctcttcctcccacGCTGTCGCCCATCCCACACCTCCACGGCTTCCTCATGCCAAAGCAACGGCCCATAAACCCAGAGCTGCTCAGTGCTCTGACCAGTTTGTTTGGGATGGCTGCGGTGAGGGAGTCTGTTGTTGAAGAGCAAGTCTATTTCATCG ACTTTGTGGTCACTTTGCCAGATTACGTCTCCCCTAAAGAACATTCTGTACCAGCTCAAAAATCTCGACG
- the mdh1b gene encoding putative malate dehydrogenase 1B translates to MAKFVLAGKADCPRYAKAELLADLLQRSLPDFHIHKICVHPSDWKDWLEGTCSSNGWKHESCPIVWRELIDRGGKGMLLGGFSDFLEHVQGYYSITSDMGSELMMKIAAENLEVTELRMEEEALRKDLLKVFHVWIASALNPTCYSLIPTLLATGLFRDVPAVSLHLLDLDSGEEPLLGLKMETEDLALPQLHEVTVHSDPTSAFQSADLIVFLDDRSANPETRVEQDDKERPVRRVAERFRCYGRLIEAHAQRDVRVVVAGDSYVNLKCSLLIENAPSVDPRRFVAMATQMENEARAQLAEKLAVKTTDITDIIVWGNISGSSHVDLQRAKVFRYRGSIWGPTGFSQPVSEMIYDRKWLETDFPSLVGSRRRTVSRKTNRTAAISATNGILAVLNAWSSRYTSTELFSLGVVSPGKFGVPAGLVFSVPVRFHSGDWSLCSDITMNDELRSKLETAINELTVEKDVAGGITENGPEG, encoded by the exons ATGGCTAAGTTTGTGCTAGCAG GGAAGGCAGACTGTCCGCGCTATGCTAAGGCTGAGCTGCTTGCAGACCTGCTGCAGAGGAGCCTGCCAGATTTCCACATTCACAAGATCTGTGTGCATCCCAGTGACTGGAAG GATTGGCTTGAAGGGACATGTTCATCAAATGGCTGGAAGCATGAGAGCTGCCCCATAGTGTGGAGAGAGCTGATTGATCGTGGGGGCAAAGGGATGCTTCTCGGGGGGTTCAGTGATTTTCTTGAGCATGTGCAG GGCTACTATAGCATCACTTCTGATATGGGGTCAGAGCTAATGATGAAGATAGCAGCTGAGAACCTGGAGGTGACCGAGCTACGCATGGAGGAGGAGGCTCTCCGGAAAGACTTGCTTAAAGTGTTTCACGTCTGGATCGCCAG TGCTCTAAACCCCACCTGCTACAGTCTCATCCCAACGCTCCTCGCCACCGGCCTGTTCAGGGACGTCCCCGCCGTCAGCCTCCATCTTTTGGACCTGGACAGCGGCGAAGAGCCTCTGCTGGGTCTGAAGATGGAGACCGAGGACCTGGCCCTTCCTCAGCTCCACGAGGTCACAGTTCACTCCGACCCGACCTCGGCCTTCCAGTCAGCCGACCTCATCGTCTTTCTGGACGACCGGTCAGCGAATCCTGAGACGCGTGTAGAGCAGGATGACAAAGAACGCCCCGTGAGACGGGTGGCAGAGCGCTTTCGCTGCTATGGCCGCCTCATCGAGGCCCATGCGCAGAGGGATGTCAGGGTGGTGGTGGCAGGGGACTCCTACGTCAACCTGAAGTGCTCTCTGCTGATTGAGAACGCGCCCTCAGTCGACCCACGTCGCTTTGTGGCCATGGCAACACAAATGGAGAATGAGGCGAGGGCTCAGCTGGCAGAGAAGCTGGCAGTGAAGACCACGG ATATCACTGACATCATCGTTTGGGGCAACATCAGTGGCAGTTCCCATGTTGACCTGCAGAGGGCGAAGGTTTTCAGATATAGGGGGTCCATCTGGGGGCCGACAGGCTTCTCTCAGCCAGTCTCTGAGATGATTTATGATAG aAAATGGCTGGAGACTGACTTCCCGAGCTTGGTTGGCTCGAGAAGGCGTACCGTTTCCCGGAAGACGAACAGGACTGCGGCGATTTCAGCGACCAATGGAATCCTTGCGGTTCTTAATGCCTGGAGCAGCCGCTACACTTCTACAGAACTCTTCTCGTTGGGTGTAGTCAGTCCAG GAAAGTTCGGTGTTCCAGCCGGGCTGGTCTTCTCCGTTCCTGTGAGGTTTCACAGCGGCGACTGGTCATTGTGCTCAGACATCACCATGAACGATGAGCTGAGGAGTAAACTGGAGACGGCCATTAATGAGCTCACAGTG GAGAAGGACGTCGCAGGGGGAATAACGGAGAATGGTCCAGAAGGCTGA
- the retreg2 gene encoding reticulophagy regulator 2 has protein sequence MASEEEARRPSLSSSSVGLEALFPGSGGAGGADPGDPELARLRRRLQAWLSPHEAAVLGLQRLLVWERPVRSGAVALALNTAFWLLSSTSLRPLFLLSASLLVLTLLERWKDKLPQIAVRHPEVPVLVIERESMSVHPRLLSVAELSHHLAESYLTCSLYIQEMLQYKRQNHGKFCIMTCSGCLLLAVVGHYVPGIMISYIILLSVLLWPLVVYHELIQKMYTGLEPILMKLDYSMKGETQHRKHDKRKVKKEQDEGDEPRAETESESEEELSCFAPTVDVKTTALAMAITDSELSDEEASILESGGFSVSRATTPQLTDVSEDLDQQSVHSEPEESFSRDLPEFPSVDEFPSIEPGLFHFPLGVLSSGRPEGSSTEPQEDSQSPTSLLIQHLASPLHFVNTHFNGHGRSSGADRGSAAPGDQGEGATRGAQAPPRSLEALSEEIVSTAISTVVQNTLSALLRSTEASEGPSMAEFLPTETLPCPMESPVESPLESPVAQEASDEDVDVTAEVSTEEQPDITLVPAEEEDFELLDQSELEQMDEGLGLGFDGQGTGGGSTAVDTPPSGQQQQADQQES, from the exons ATGGCGAGCGAGGAGGAGGCCAGACGCCCCTCGCTTTCCTCCTCTTCGGTCGGCCTGGAGGCCCTGTTCCCGGGCTCCGGAGGCGCGGGCGGAGCGGACCCGGGCGACCCGGAGCTGGCGCGGCTGCGGCGGAGGCTGCAGGCCTGGCTGAGCCCGCACGAAGCCGCCGTGCTCGGCCTGCAGCGCCTGCTCGTGTGGGAGAGGCCCGTGCGCAGCGGAGCCGTGGCGCTCGCGCTCAACACCGCGTTCTG GTTGCTGTCCTCCACGTCCTTGCGGCCCTTGTTCCTTCTGAGCGCGTCTCTGCTTGTCTTGACTTTGCtggagagatggaaagacaagCTTCCTCAGATCGCTG TGCGGCATCCAGAGGTGCCTGTCCTGGTTATAGAAAG AGAGAGCATGAGCGTCCACCCCAGGCTCTTGAGCGTGGCCGAACTGAGCCACCATCTTGCGGAGAGCTATCTAACCTGTAGCCTCTACATCCAAGAGATGCTTCAGTACAAACGGCAGAATCACGGCAAG TTTTGCATAATGACATGCTCAGGGTGCCTCCTGCTGGCTGTGGTTGGCCACTACGTACCAGGAATCATGATCTCCTATATCATAT TGCTGAGCGTCTTACTGTGGCCTCTGGTTGTGTACCACGAGCTGATCCAGAAGATGTACACGGGGTTGGAGCCCATCCTGATGAAGCTGGACTACAGCATGAAGGGAGAGACTCAGCACCGCAAGCATGACAAGAGAA AGGTGAAGAAAGAGCAGGATGAAGGAGATGAGCCGAGGGCAGAAACGGAGAGCGAGAGTGAGGAGGAGCTGTCCTGCTTCGCCCCCACT GTGGACGTGAAGACCACAGCCCTGGCCATGGCCATCACAGATTCTGAGCTGTCTGATGAGGAGGCATCTATTCTGGAGAGCGGGGGGTTCTCTGTGTCGAGAGCTACTACCCCACAGCTCACAGATGTTTCTGAAG ACTTGGACCAGCAGAGTGTGCACAGCGAACCTGAGGAGAGCTTCTCCAGGGACCTTCCAGAGTTCCCTTCGGTGGACGAGTTCCCATCGATCGAACCCGGCCTGTTCCACTTTCCCCTGGGTGTGCTCAGCTCTGGCCGGCCTGAGGGCTCCAGCACAGAGCCGCAGGAGGACTCGCAAAGCCCCACCAGCCTCCTCATTCAGCACCTAGCATCCCCGCTCCACTTCGTCAACACGCACTTCAACGGACACGGACGATCATCCGGGGCTGACCGGGGTTCAGCAGCGCCCGGGGACCAGGGAGAAGGAGCGACTCGGGGTGCACAAGCGCCTCCCCGGTCCCTGGAAGCTCTCAGCGAGGAGATTGTCAGCACCGCCATCTCCACCGTAGTACAGAACACTCTTTCGGCCCTTCTGCGCTCCACGGAGGCCAGCGAGGGGCCTTCCATGGCAGAGTTCCTCCCCACCGAGACGCTGCCTTGTCCGATGGAGTCGCCCGTCGAGTCGCCTCTCGAGTCACCTGTGGCCCAAGAGGCGAGTGACGAGGATGTGGATGTAACCGCCGAAGTCAGCACCGAGGAGCAGCCGGACATAACGCTCGTTCCTGCCGAGGAGGAGGACTTTGAGCTTCTGGACCAAAGCGAACTGGAACAGATGGATGAGGGGCTGGGCCTCGGTTTCGACGGACAGGGAACGGGCGGCGGCTCGACAGCAGTGGACACGCCCCCGAGCGGCCAGCAACAGCAGGCTGACCAGCAGGAGTCCTAG
- the prkag3a gene encoding 5'-AMP-activated protein kinase subunit gamma-1 isoform X1, whose translation MEAAEQGVSLEGHAVNSSAPDPASEAYLSFMKKHRCYDAIPTSCKLVVFDTALPVKKAFFALVANGLRAAPLWDSKLQKFVGMLTITDFINILHCYYKSPMVQIYELEEHKIETWRGDSFQNVFLQYHDRSLISITPDASLFDAVYSLLKHKIHRLPVIDLESGNVLHILTHKRILKFLHIFGASAPKPRFLQRKIRDAGVGTFRDIATVQQTATVYDALSIFVERRVSALPVVDEDGKVVALYSRFDVINLAAQKIYNNLSMTMREAVRRRRCFVEGVIKCYPDETLETIIDRIVEAEVHRLVLVDRDNVVRGIISLSDLLQAIVLSPAGIDGLVS comes from the exons ATGGAGGCCGCAGAGCAG GGGGTGTCTCTGGAGGGCCATGCTGTGAATAGCTCAG CACCGGACCCGGCGTCTGAGGCCTACCTGTCCTTCATGAAGAAGCACCGTTGCTACGATGCCATTCCAACCAGCTGCAAACTGGTGGTGTTTGACACCGCGCTGCCG GTAAAGAAAGCCTTCTTCGCTCTGGTGGCAAATGGTCTGAGGGCAGCACCGCTGTGGGACAGCAAACTCCAGAAATTCGTGG GCATGCTGACCATCACCGACTTCATCAACATTCTTCACTGCTACTACAAGTCGCCAATG GTTCAGATCTACGAGTTGGAGGAGCACAAGATTGAGACATGGAGAGGTGATTCATTTCAAA ATGTTTTCCTACAGTACCATGACCGAAGCCTCATCAGCATCACACCTGACGCTAG cctttTCGATGCCGTCTACTCCTTACTGAAGCACAAGATCCACCGGCTGCCCGTCATTGACCTGGAGTCTGGAAACGTCCTTCACATCTTGACACACAAGAGGATCCTCAAGTTCCTCCACATATTT GGAGCCTCGGCCCCGAAGCCCCGCTTCTTACAGAGGAAAATACGAGACGCCGGAGTGGGGACATTCCGGGACATCGCCACAGTCCAGCAGACGGCCACCGTCTACGATGCTCTGTCCATATTCGTGGAGAGACGGGTGTCTGCTCTGCCAGTGGTTGATGAGGATG gAAAGGTTGTTGCTCTTTACTCCAGATTTGACGTGATT AACCTGGCAGCACAGAAAATCTACAACAACCTGAGCATGACGATGCGGGAGGCCGTGAGGAGGCGTCGGTGTTTCGTCGAAGGAGTCATCAAGTGTTACCCTGACGAGACTTTAGAGACCATTATTGACAGAATCGTGGAGGCAGAG GTCCACAGACTGGTCCTGGTGGATCGGGACAATGTAGTGCGTGGGATCATCTCCTTGTCAGACCTTTTGCAGGCCATAGTTCTTTCTCCAGCGGGCATTGATGGTCTGGTTTCCTAG
- the prkag3a gene encoding 5'-AMP-activated protein kinase subunit gamma-1 isoform X2: MEAAEQGVSLEGHAVNSSAPDPASEAYLSFMKKHRCYDAIPTSCKLVVFDTALPVKKAFFALVANGLRAAPLWDSKLQKFVGMLTITDFINILHCYYKSPMVQIYELEEHKIETWRDVFLQYHDRSLISITPDASLFDAVYSLLKHKIHRLPVIDLESGNVLHILTHKRILKFLHIFGASAPKPRFLQRKIRDAGVGTFRDIATVQQTATVYDALSIFVERRVSALPVVDEDGKVVALYSRFDVINLAAQKIYNNLSMTMREAVRRRRCFVEGVIKCYPDETLETIIDRIVEAEVHRLVLVDRDNVVRGIISLSDLLQAIVLSPAGIDGLVS; the protein is encoded by the exons ATGGAGGCCGCAGAGCAG GGGGTGTCTCTGGAGGGCCATGCTGTGAATAGCTCAG CACCGGACCCGGCGTCTGAGGCCTACCTGTCCTTCATGAAGAAGCACCGTTGCTACGATGCCATTCCAACCAGCTGCAAACTGGTGGTGTTTGACACCGCGCTGCCG GTAAAGAAAGCCTTCTTCGCTCTGGTGGCAAATGGTCTGAGGGCAGCACCGCTGTGGGACAGCAAACTCCAGAAATTCGTGG GCATGCTGACCATCACCGACTTCATCAACATTCTTCACTGCTACTACAAGTCGCCAATG GTTCAGATCTACGAGTTGGAGGAGCACAAGATTGAGACATGGAGAG ATGTTTTCCTACAGTACCATGACCGAAGCCTCATCAGCATCACACCTGACGCTAG cctttTCGATGCCGTCTACTCCTTACTGAAGCACAAGATCCACCGGCTGCCCGTCATTGACCTGGAGTCTGGAAACGTCCTTCACATCTTGACACACAAGAGGATCCTCAAGTTCCTCCACATATTT GGAGCCTCGGCCCCGAAGCCCCGCTTCTTACAGAGGAAAATACGAGACGCCGGAGTGGGGACATTCCGGGACATCGCCACAGTCCAGCAGACGGCCACCGTCTACGATGCTCTGTCCATATTCGTGGAGAGACGGGTGTCTGCTCTGCCAGTGGTTGATGAGGATG gAAAGGTTGTTGCTCTTTACTCCAGATTTGACGTGATT AACCTGGCAGCACAGAAAATCTACAACAACCTGAGCATGACGATGCGGGAGGCCGTGAGGAGGCGTCGGTGTTTCGTCGAAGGAGTCATCAAGTGTTACCCTGACGAGACTTTAGAGACCATTATTGACAGAATCGTGGAGGCAGAG GTCCACAGACTGGTCCTGGTGGATCGGGACAATGTAGTGCGTGGGATCATCTCCTTGTCAGACCTTTTGCAGGCCATAGTTCTTTCTCCAGCGGGCATTGATGGTCTGGTTTCCTAG